The genomic DNA TCCGCCTTCCTCGCCATCGTCGCCCTCGGCATGACCTTCGTCATCATCACCGGCGGCATCGACCTGTCCGTCGGCTCGGTCTTCGTGCTGGGCGGCGTGCTCGCCGCCTGGGGCTCACGCCACGGCACCCTGGTCGCGCTTCTGCTGCCACTCGCCGTCTGCGGACTCTTCGGCCTGGTCAACGGGTTGCTCATCGCCCGGCTCCGGCTCGCGCCCTTCATCGTCACGCTGGCCGCCATGCTCGGCGCCCGCGGCGTGATGCTGTCGATCACCGACGAGGGCGCCGACACCTACCTCGTCGCCGAGGGCTCGTTCTTCGCCGACCTCGGCCAGGGCAAGCTGCTCGGTATCGGCGTGCCGGTGTGGATCACCGCCGCGCTCTTCGTCGCCGGCGGCGTCCTGCTCCGCCGCACCCGCTTCGGCCAGCACGTCTACGCCGTCGGCGGCAACGAGGACGCCGCCGCGCTGATGGGCGCGCCCGTGGCCCGTACCAAGACGCTGGTCTACACCCTCAACGGGCTGCTCGCCGGCTTCGCCGGCGCGCTCAACGCCGCCTGGCTCGACTCCGGCGTGACCATCCTCGGCTACGGCATGGAGCTGGAGGCGATCGCCGCGGTCGTCATCGGCGGCACGCTGCTCTCCGGCGGCATGGGCTTCGTCGGCGGCTCGCTCGTCGGCGTGCTGCTGCTGAAGGTGATCCAGAACGTCATCAACCAGATCGGCTCGCTCGACTCCGCCTACCAGCAGGTCGTCAGCGGCGGCTTCCTGGTGGTCGTCGTCATCGCGCAGACCTGGCTCGCCCGGCGCCGCCGGGCCCCCTGACCGGCCGCGGGGCAACCGGGCGGGTTGGCCCGGCGGCCGTACGGCGGCCGGCCGCGGCCCCGAGCCGTGGCCGGCCGTCGACATCGGTCTGGACCAGTGCCGCCGCGCAGTTGGGCGGCAGCCGGGCTGACGTGCAACTTTCGTGCCCCTGGGAGGGATTGACGGGTACGTGACCGAGTCGGTACCCCTGATACGCACCGCACGCGCACGTCCTCGTCCCGACCCCCTGAGGAGTCCCGTTGCCTCCCACCCCAGCCACCCGCCTGCGTGTGAACCTGCGAAGAGGACCCTGGGCGACGGCCGCCGTCGCCGCCGGCCTGCTGCTGCCGCTGACCTCGGCGTCCCTCCCGGCCGCCGCCGGCGGCGAGGATGCG from Streptomyces sp. CMB-StM0423 includes the following:
- a CDS encoding ABC transporter permease, which codes for MTVVKDEPVAVAYGPEEPAGSGRGERLSALAQQHGALVALIAIAAVASLSFDSFATTGNIENMAVSSAFLAIVALGMTFVIITGGIDLSVGSVFVLGGVLAAWGSRHGTLVALLLPLAVCGLFGLVNGLLIARLRLAPFIVTLAAMLGARGVMLSITDEGADTYLVAEGSFFADLGQGKLLGIGVPVWITAALFVAGGVLLRRTRFGQHVYAVGGNEDAAALMGAPVARTKTLVYTLNGLLAGFAGALNAAWLDSGVTILGYGMELEAIAAVVIGGTLLSGGMGFVGGSLVGVLLLKVIQNVINQIGSLDSAYQQVVSGGFLVVVVIAQTWLARRRRAP